The following coding sequences are from one Desulfosporosinus orientis DSM 765 window:
- a CDS encoding methyl-accepting chemotaxis protein, translating to MEVTDELLEGKKQTIGLLKYISLTLVGVIPMLSALGLILLYIMKLDRTKSIAIFVFFLLSGILIGIIASLRNYIRFLKPIYVMQQKIIQVASGDLTERADVIQKSEVAELGRAFNQMMESFSGIVRDLRKMAKEWVVSSEELSASSQEVTATNSSVADYTTQMAAEAREQAQTQQQMISMVTELENAAQVIAQRAAAVSQEAVKSENLSEEGLGKLATIMKTMTETNESVNNSVRTIEDLAEQSNRIGSITETIAQVARQTNLLALNAAIEAARAGEHGKGFAVVAGEILKLAENVASSTREVSEITTLIQKSIHDTVQGMMQTDSMVKESVTSIHEAQDTLDTIAGSTKEVALNISDIAASSEEMLGSMEEMNLYVARVKQVSEEAVTKAETIETSTREVTATMQIVAGTAQSLAQNAGRIQAAVGQFKI from the coding sequence ATGGAAGTCACTGATGAGTTATTAGAAGGCAAGAAGCAGACCATTGGCTTGCTTAAGTATATCAGTCTGACTCTGGTTGGGGTAATTCCCATGTTATCCGCTCTGGGGCTGATCCTTCTTTACATTATGAAGCTCGATCGAACCAAATCCATAGCTATTTTTGTGTTTTTTCTCCTTTCCGGTATTTTAATAGGCATTATTGCATCTTTAAGAAATTATATTCGTTTCTTAAAACCCATCTATGTTATGCAGCAGAAAATAATCCAAGTGGCATCAGGAGATCTGACCGAGAGAGCTGACGTTATCCAGAAAAGCGAAGTTGCGGAGTTAGGCCGCGCCTTTAACCAAATGATGGAGAGTTTTAGCGGCATTGTTCGTGACTTGCGGAAAATGGCTAAAGAGTGGGTTGTTTCTTCGGAAGAATTATCGGCCAGCTCTCAGGAAGTAACAGCCACAAATAGCAGTGTCGCTGATTATACGACTCAAATGGCTGCTGAAGCCAGAGAACAAGCGCAAACTCAGCAGCAAATGATCAGCATGGTTACAGAGCTGGAAAATGCCGCTCAGGTGATTGCCCAAAGAGCTGCGGCGGTTTCCCAAGAAGCGGTAAAATCTGAAAACCTTTCTGAGGAAGGTTTAGGCAAGCTGGCAACGATTATGAAGACAATGACCGAGACTAATGAATCCGTGAACAACTCCGTTCGGACTATCGAAGACTTAGCGGAGCAGTCCAATCGGATTGGATCAATAACCGAAACCATTGCTCAAGTGGCCCGGCAAACGAATTTGCTGGCCCTGAATGCAGCGATAGAAGCAGCAAGAGCCGGAGAGCATGGTAAAGGTTTTGCTGTTGTCGCCGGTGAAATTCTTAAACTTGCCGAGAATGTCGCTTCTTCAACCCGAGAGGTCTCTGAAATTACAACTCTTATCCAAAAGAGTATTCATGATACTGTCCAAGGAATGATGCAAACAGACTCAATGGTCAAAGAAAGTGTGACCTCCATTCACGAGGCCCAAGATACCTTGGATACTATTGCCGGTTCAACTAAGGAAGTAGCTCTCAATATCAGTGACATAGCGGCTTCCAGCGAAGAAATGCTGGGCAGCATGGAGGAGATGAATCTCTATGTTGCCCGAGTTAAACAAGTGTCCGAGGAAGCTGTAACCAAGGCAGAGACTATCGAGACGTCAACGAGAGAAGTTACGGCGACAATGCAAATTGTAGCGGGCACAGCCCAATCCCTGGCACAAAATGCAGGCCGAATTCAGGCTGCAGTTGGTCAGTTTAAAATTTAG
- a CDS encoding spore coat protein — MPIQLSQKEQSLLMDQKTHEETCVDKYAKYANQAQDPQLKQLFNTYSAKEQEHLNSINQLLSGQVPNVGGQQNQGQNQQQAAAQSQVPSNVQGNYNQEDAKLCKDMLMTEKYVSGAYDTAVFEFRDTNVRQVLNHIQKEEQQHGEGIFQYMQSHGMYQVQ; from the coding sequence ATGCCAATTCAATTATCACAGAAGGAACAATCCCTGCTGATGGATCAAAAAACTCATGAAGAGACTTGTGTTGACAAATATGCCAAATATGCTAACCAAGCCCAAGATCCTCAGTTAAAGCAGCTTTTCAACACTTATTCAGCCAAGGAGCAAGAACATTTGAATTCCATAAATCAGCTTCTGAGCGGACAAGTACCTAATGTTGGGGGACAACAAAATCAAGGTCAAAACCAGCAGCAGGCTGCGGCTCAATCTCAAGTACCCTCAAATGTCCAGGGAAATTATAATCAAGAGGATGCAAAGCTTTGTAAAGATATGCTGATGACAGAAAAATATGTATCCGGGGCCTATGATACGGCGGTTTTTGAATTTAGAGATACCAATGTCCGTCAGGTTCTCAATCATATTCAAAAAGAAGAACAGCAGCATGGTGAAGGGATTTTCCAATACATGCAAAGTCATGGCATGTATCAGGTACAGTAA
- a CDS encoding ArsR/SmtB family transcription factor, with product MPIESSGDSPVCETICVHTDLIEPVRHTLIPGEQVIQLADLFKTLGDPTRVRIMDALAQKEFCVCDLAVLLDLSQSATSHQLRILRSNHLVKYRREGKMVYYSLDDDHVMALYKEGLEHISEGRA from the coding sequence CTGCCAATAGAATCTTCCGGGGATAGTCCTGTTTGTGAAACCATATGTGTTCATACTGACCTAATTGAACCCGTTCGGCATACTCTCATACCGGGAGAGCAAGTTATCCAATTAGCGGATTTATTCAAGACCCTGGGAGACCCGACCCGAGTTCGAATTATGGATGCCTTAGCCCAAAAGGAATTCTGTGTCTGTGATTTGGCGGTCCTTTTGGATTTAAGCCAATCAGCAACATCTCACCAATTAAGGATCCTTAGGAGCAATCACCTGGTTAAATACCGCCGGGAAGGAAAAATGGTTTATTACTCCTTAGATGACGATCATGTTATGGCCCTATACAAGGAAGGGCTTGAACACATTTCCGAGGGAAGGGCTTAA
- a CDS encoding heavy metal translocating P-type ATPase, with protein sequence MSKEEPCQERIKYRLEGLCCANCAMKIEKAFCAEDAIGQTTLNFATQTVYLPPAALELAQRIVDRIEPGVILKPLNQLGKNLQPEEDKSADKRQQIMRMLFAGILLGAGLLMPVLGIELSLVLKYTIFLAAYFAVGYEVLFTAFRNLTRGAVFDENFLMSIGTIGAIAINQLPEAVGVMLFYTVGEYIQDLAVNRSRHSIQALMNIRPDYANLLHQLDVIKVAPEEVQVGQWIMVRPGEKVPLDGEVVKGSSFLDTSALTGESVPRRVEAGDAVLSGMVNTSGVLTIQVTRPYAESSVQKILDLVENASSRKAPTEKFITAFSRYYTPAIVVIALLIAIVPPLLGAGVFREWIYRALTILVISCPCALVISVPLGYFGGIGGASRHGVLVKGANFLESLTKVKTVVFDKTGTLTQGVFEVVEINPAEGYSPEFLLETAAAAEIHSSHPIAKSICTRYGLPLEAGTSDEYREVSGKGIQAKIKGQEVLVGKQSFLQEAGIPVPDQDAAQQAGTLVYVAVSGCYAGYLLITDRIKSGAKETIKALQDSGIKTVMLTGDHEKAAQSVAGDLGVSEFYADLLPEDKVACLEKLMEDKDRKEKVVFVGDGINDAPVLTRADVGMAMGGLGSDAAIEAADVVLMEDQPAKLLTAIGIAKYTKKIIWQNIIFALGIKLGFVVFGALGMATMWEAVFADVGVAVLAVLNAARVRQFSGV encoded by the coding sequence ATGTCTAAAGAAGAACCATGTCAAGAGAGAATAAAGTACCGGTTAGAAGGATTATGTTGTGCCAATTGTGCCATGAAAATCGAAAAGGCCTTTTGTGCTGAAGATGCCATTGGTCAAACTACCTTAAATTTTGCGACCCAAACCGTGTACCTGCCGCCGGCCGCTTTAGAACTTGCCCAAAGGATTGTTGACCGGATTGAGCCGGGGGTCATTTTAAAGCCCTTAAATCAGTTGGGCAAGAATCTGCAGCCAGAAGAGGATAAGTCAGCAGATAAAAGACAACAGATCATGCGCATGCTCTTTGCCGGGATCTTACTTGGCGCAGGCCTGTTGATGCCAGTTCTCGGAATAGAGCTTTCCTTGGTCTTAAAATACACGATTTTTCTAGCCGCCTATTTTGCCGTTGGCTATGAAGTTTTATTTACGGCCTTTCGCAATTTGACGAGAGGGGCTGTGTTTGATGAAAACTTTTTGATGTCCATCGGCACTATCGGGGCAATTGCCATTAATCAATTGCCTGAGGCTGTCGGGGTTATGCTTTTTTATACCGTGGGCGAATATATTCAAGACCTGGCGGTCAACCGCTCACGTCATTCCATACAGGCCTTAATGAATATTAGACCCGACTATGCCAACCTGCTTCATCAATTAGACGTTATCAAAGTTGCTCCGGAAGAAGTGCAGGTAGGACAATGGATTATGGTGCGTCCCGGTGAAAAAGTCCCCTTGGATGGCGAGGTCGTCAAGGGATCCTCCTTTCTCGATACCTCGGCACTGACAGGAGAATCGGTTCCCCGCAGAGTCGAAGCAGGGGATGCTGTCTTATCTGGAATGGTCAATACCAGCGGTGTGCTTACCATTCAAGTCACCCGCCCCTATGCGGAATCCTCAGTACAAAAAATTCTCGATCTTGTGGAAAACGCCAGCTCCCGCAAAGCACCTACAGAGAAATTTATAACAGCCTTCTCCCGGTATTACACTCCGGCAATTGTTGTCATCGCTTTGCTGATTGCCATAGTTCCCCCACTGCTGGGAGCCGGGGTGTTCAGGGAGTGGATTTATCGAGCTTTGACTATCTTGGTCATATCCTGCCCTTGTGCCTTAGTCATCTCAGTGCCTCTGGGGTATTTTGGCGGGATCGGGGGAGCTTCCCGACATGGGGTCCTTGTTAAAGGGGCGAACTTTCTGGAATCACTCACCAAAGTTAAGACGGTTGTTTTCGATAAAACCGGAACATTAACTCAAGGGGTTTTTGAAGTTGTCGAAATCAATCCAGCCGAGGGCTACAGCCCAGAATTTCTTTTAGAAACGGCAGCTGCGGCAGAAATTCACTCCAGTCATCCTATTGCCAAATCCATTTGTACCCGTTATGGATTGCCTCTTGAAGCCGGGACGTCGGATGAATACAGGGAAGTAAGCGGAAAAGGAATCCAGGCTAAGATTAAAGGACAAGAGGTTTTGGTAGGGAAACAATCCTTCCTGCAGGAGGCCGGCATACCGGTTCCGGATCAGGACGCTGCTCAGCAGGCAGGGACTCTTGTTTATGTGGCAGTTTCCGGATGCTATGCAGGCTATCTTCTGATTACAGACCGCATTAAGTCCGGTGCCAAGGAAACCATTAAAGCTCTTCAGGACTCGGGTATTAAAACAGTGATGCTCACCGGGGATCATGAAAAAGCCGCTCAAAGTGTTGCCGGTGATTTAGGGGTGTCGGAATTTTACGCTGATTTGCTTCCTGAAGATAAAGTAGCTTGCCTAGAAAAGTTAATGGAGGATAAAGACCGCAAAGAAAAAGTGGTTTTTGTCGGGGACGGAATTAATGATGCACCGGTTCTGACCCGGGCGGATGTGGGAATGGCCATGGGAGGATTAGGATCGGACGCAGCTATCGAAGCAGCCGATGTCGTGCTGATGGAAGATCAGCCGGCCAAGCTTTTGACAGCCATTGGCATCGCCAAATACACTAAGAAAATCATCTGGCAGAATATTATCTTTGCCTTAGGGATTAAACTCGGATTTGTCGTCTTTGGAGCCTTAGGAATGGCTACCATGTGGGAAGCAGTCTTTGCCGATGTTGGAGTCGCTGTTTTGGCAGTTCTGAACGCTGCTCGTGTAAGGCAGTTCTCCGGTGTTTGA
- a CDS encoding YmaF family protein, with product MYTKVKSDPAHNHGSVTHTSCEQGHVHQCLDVTGPAVPTSGGSHSHHSEGWVLYEDGHSHYYKAISGPALPINNNYHVHNWDFYTTMDAGHRHRISGPDMPAYGV from the coding sequence ATGTACACTAAAGTTAAATCTGATCCTGCTCATAATCATGGAAGTGTTACGCATACGTCCTGTGAGCAGGGACATGTACATCAATGTCTTGATGTGACAGGGCCAGCTGTTCCTACATCCGGTGGAAGTCATAGCCATCATTCTGAAGGCTGGGTATTATATGAAGATGGACATTCCCATTATTATAAAGCGATTTCCGGGCCGGCGCTGCCGATAAATAATAACTACCATGTTCATAACTGGGATTTTTACACGACTATGGATGCGGGACACAGGCATCGTATAAGTGGTCCAGATATGCCGGCATATGGAGTTTAA
- a CDS encoding HutP family protein: protein MIHCSSIGKTALLIAMADGSETEAYVSRAREKGFDVVTGKVGSMDVQKIIAAVETAAKREGLTDDSYRSQHALYHAILDALQGLGRGPLQLGNILRTVGLRFAIVRGPRTLEDMDDLWIAVSMYGMIGAPIKGHEHEVCGLGINHL, encoded by the coding sequence ATGATACATTGTTCATCAATAGGGAAAACAGCTTTACTTATAGCTATGGCTGATGGAAGTGAAACCGAGGCTTATGTTTCCCGTGCCCGGGAAAAGGGCTTTGATGTTGTAACCGGTAAAGTGGGATCCATGGATGTGCAGAAAATCATCGCGGCAGTAGAGACTGCAGCGAAACGTGAGGGACTTACAGATGACAGTTACCGGTCCCAGCATGCTCTGTATCACGCCATTCTCGATGCTCTGCAAGGGTTGGGCCGGGGTCCCCTGCAATTAGGCAATATCCTGCGTACGGTTGGGTTGCGTTTTGCCATTGTCAGAGGGCCGCGTACATTAGAAGACATGGACGACCTTTGGATTGCTGTGAGCATGTATGGAATGATTGGGGCGCCCATTAAAGGCCATGAACATGAAGTGTGCGGCTTAGGAATTAATCACTTATAA
- the hutH gene encoding histidine ammonia-lyase encodes MSVVLAEKTNVTLDGESLTLEQVVSVARYGAKVELQPAAKNNVLKSRDYVDKIIEGNKTVYGITTGFGKFSDVLISKDDAKKLQRNLIMSHATGVGEPLAPEIVRAIMLLRANALAKGFSGIRLSTLQTLIDILNAGIVPVIPEKGSLGASGDLAPLSHMVLVLLGEGEAFYKDRRMSGGEALAQAGIEPVVLEGKEGLALINGTQVMTAIAALAVWDAEILWESANVTAALTLEALEGILDAFDPKIHAARPHQGQVDVAAHMLNLTEGSTFVAGEKNTRVQDAYALRCVAQVHGPSGDAIAYVKKVVETEINSATDNPLIFPEADQVLSGGNFHGQPVALAMDFLGIAVAELANISERRLERLVNPSLSGLPAFLTPNGGLNSGFMIVQYSAASLVSENKVLAHPASVDSIPSSANQEDHVSMGTIAARKARTIIDNTGNVLGMELLAACQGMDLRSGQGELKRGKGSEGAYRLVRSKVATVREDRVMYTDINIAKELISSGKLASTVRFEMTRKNLQ; translated from the coding sequence ATGAGCGTAGTATTAGCAGAAAAAACGAATGTGACTTTAGATGGAGAAAGCCTTACCTTAGAGCAAGTCGTTTCCGTTGCCAGGTATGGTGCCAAAGTGGAGCTGCAGCCGGCTGCCAAGAATAATGTCCTAAAATCAAGAGACTATGTGGATAAAATAATTGAAGGAAATAAAACAGTTTATGGCATCACAACAGGTTTTGGCAAGTTCAGCGATGTGCTGATTTCCAAGGATGACGCCAAAAAACTGCAGCGGAACCTGATTATGAGTCATGCTACAGGGGTTGGAGAACCATTGGCCCCGGAAATCGTCAGGGCTATTATGCTCCTTAGGGCAAATGCTTTAGCCAAAGGATTCTCCGGAATTCGCCTCTCAACTCTCCAGACCCTGATTGATATTTTAAATGCAGGAATTGTTCCCGTAATACCGGAGAAAGGCTCTCTGGGGGCTAGCGGAGATTTAGCCCCTTTATCTCATATGGTGCTGGTTTTGCTTGGTGAAGGAGAGGCCTTTTATAAAGATCGACGGATGAGCGGAGGGGAAGCCCTTGCCCAGGCAGGAATCGAACCGGTGGTTCTGGAAGGAAAAGAGGGTCTGGCCCTGATTAACGGTACCCAGGTCATGACAGCTATTGCTGCTTTGGCTGTTTGGGATGCGGAGATCCTTTGGGAGTCAGCCAATGTTACAGCGGCATTGACCTTGGAAGCCCTGGAGGGAATACTGGATGCTTTTGATCCCAAAATCCATGCTGCCCGTCCTCATCAAGGACAGGTGGATGTGGCAGCCCATATGCTCAATTTGACTGAGGGCAGCACCTTTGTCGCTGGCGAGAAGAATACCAGAGTTCAGGATGCCTATGCCCTGCGCTGTGTTGCTCAAGTTCATGGTCCTTCGGGAGATGCTATTGCTTATGTCAAGAAAGTTGTCGAAACGGAGATTAACTCGGCGACGGATAATCCCTTAATTTTCCCGGAGGCTGATCAAGTACTTTCCGGGGGTAATTTCCACGGCCAACCCGTGGCTTTGGCTATGGATTTCCTGGGCATTGCTGTTGCAGAGCTGGCCAATATTTCCGAACGCCGCCTGGAACGTTTGGTTAATCCCAGTTTAAGCGGTTTGCCGGCATTTTTGACTCCTAACGGAGGCTTAAACTCCGGTTTTATGATCGTCCAGTATTCGGCGGCTTCCTTAGTATCGGAAAATAAAGTTTTAGCTCATCCCGCCAGTGTGGATTCCATCCCTTCTTCAGCCAACCAGGAAGACCATGTCAGCATGGGAACTATTGCGGCCCGTAAAGCCCGCACCATCATCGATAACACGGGGAACGTATTGGGGATGGAATTATTAGCTGCCTGCCAGGGTATGGATCTGAGATCCGGCCAAGGAGAGCTTAAGCGCGGCAAGGGAAGTGAAGGGGCTTACCGGCTGGTTCGCTCGAAAGTGGCTACTGTCAGAGAAGATCGTGTTATGTATACGGACATTAACATAGCTAAAGAATTGATTTCTTCCGGCAAATTGGCCAGTACTGTCAGGTTTGAAATGACTCGCAAGAATCTTCAATAA
- a CDS encoding alpha/beta-type small acid-soluble spore protein, with protein sequence MAGERNTNTPAAQGASQQLDQFKYEVANEMGLQLGGDRTSRENGSVGGQMTKRMIQFAEEHLKSGTRI encoded by the coding sequence ATGGCAGGAGAAAGAAACACTAATACACCCGCAGCACAAGGAGCATCACAACAATTGGATCAATTCAAGTATGAAGTTGCAAATGAAATGGGCCTTCAATTAGGCGGTGACCGCACCAGCCGCGAAAACGGTTCGGTTGGAGGCCAAATGACCAAACGCATGATTCAGTTTGCTGAAGAACACCTCAAGAGTGGAACGAGAATCTAA
- the trhA gene encoding PAQR family membrane homeostasis protein TrhA, which produces MSLKMKEPVNTWTHFVLFMAAIVGLVFLIILSKNNISKLITMTIYGVSMILLYGASSLYHWVRTTPQKELVLKRIDHIAIYLLIAGSYTPVFYYGLEGVWRWTMLSVIWSLALIGMLLKIWFIHAPRYVSSAFYVSLGWIALVPFFQLIRNLPVGAIVLMAVGGVIYTIGAIIYATKIFDFFPKRFGFHEIFHLFIGVGSIVHYIMMLVYIMPMAN; this is translated from the coding sequence ATGAGCTTAAAGATGAAGGAACCAGTCAATACCTGGACACATTTTGTTTTATTTATGGCAGCCATTGTTGGCTTAGTATTTTTGATCATTTTAAGTAAAAACAATATTTCTAAACTCATTACCATGACGATTTATGGAGTGAGTATGATCCTATTGTATGGAGCCAGTTCACTCTACCATTGGGTTCGCACCACTCCTCAAAAAGAGCTGGTCTTAAAACGAATCGATCATATTGCCATCTACTTATTAATAGCAGGCTCCTATACTCCGGTTTTCTATTATGGTTTGGAAGGTGTATGGCGCTGGACCATGCTCAGTGTTATTTGGAGCTTGGCACTGATAGGCATGCTATTGAAAATTTGGTTTATTCATGCGCCGAGATATGTTTCTTCAGCTTTTTACGTTTCTTTAGGTTGGATCGCATTAGTACCCTTTTTCCAGCTTATTAGAAATTTGCCTGTGGGTGCCATTGTTCTTATGGCAGTGGGCGGGGTGATTTATACCATAGGTGCTATCATATATGCTACAAAAATTTTCGACTTCTTTCCGAAGCGTTTTGGTTTTCATGAGATCTTTCATTTATTTATTGGAGTGGGAAGTATTGTGCATTATATTATGATGCTTGTTTATATTATGCCGATGGCGAATTAG
- a CDS encoding YbjN domain-containing protein: protein MSLFRLLYEILSQNGWEFDFDDKNGIIKLEISGINTDFYSFLLVDEEQESLLCNTHIKQRIPPSKRLEVCDFMCRVNYELVNGNLEMDMDNGEIRYRTYLDLADAHPSQDQILNVIWNGVVGFDTYYPGLMKLIYGDYTAEEAAAFCSEDI, encoded by the coding sequence ATGTCCTTATTTCGCTTGCTCTATGAAATTTTGAGTCAAAACGGCTGGGAGTTTGATTTTGATGACAAAAACGGCATCATCAAGCTTGAGATTAGCGGCATAAATACGGATTTTTACTCTTTCCTCCTCGTTGACGAAGAACAAGAATCCTTACTTTGCAACACCCATATCAAACAAAGAATTCCTCCTTCTAAGCGTCTCGAAGTCTGTGATTTTATGTGTCGCGTCAACTACGAACTGGTAAACGGAAACTTAGAAATGGATATGGATAATGGTGAAATACGCTATCGTACCTATTTAGATCTGGCTGATGCCCATCCTTCACAAGATCAAATTCTCAACGTAATATGGAACGGTGTAGTAGGCTTCGATACCTATTATCCCGGTTTAATGAAACTGATTTACGGCGATTACACTGCCGAAGAAGCAGCAGCCTTTTGTTCTGAAGATATTTAA
- a CDS encoding peptide chain release factor 3: protein MNQADLKSEIAARKTFAIISHPDAGKTTLTEKLLLFGGAIREAGSVKARKAERYATSDWMELERQRGISITSSALQFEYQGYVVNILDTPGHQDFSEDTYRTLTAADSAVMLIDAAKGVEAQTKKLFEVCRKRGIPIFTFINKFDRNAKDPLDLMDEVEKVLGIESFAMNWPIGMGQDFKGIYDRQTGQVERFMEGSARSSSIPPVSGPLSDPSVQEGIGETLVKQLTDEIELLDMAGNVFSQERVDRGEVTPVFFGSALNNFGVPNFLHYFLDLAPAPQPRSTNLGELDPETPSFSGYIFKIQANMNTQHRDRIAFIRICSGRYERGMNVIHTRSRRRLRLAQPQQLFAQERSILDEAYAGDIIGVHDSGLLRIGDVLTEKDGLQFEAMPFFSPENFARINIANALKRKQFIKGIQELQEEGAIHVFRDLHVGVEAPIIGVVGQLQFEVLEYRLREEYGVNVNIQHLPFEIVRWVKKDEKTIKLLSESSMSTVVVDKDDNYAVLLLDEWKANWLSDRYEIEFFLQPFDV, encoded by the coding sequence TTGAACCAAGCGGATTTAAAATCAGAAATTGCAGCTCGCAAAACCTTTGCCATTATTTCTCATCCTGATGCCGGGAAAACAACCTTAACTGAAAAATTGCTGCTCTTCGGAGGAGCAATTCGTGAAGCCGGTTCAGTTAAAGCCCGTAAAGCAGAACGTTATGCAACGTCGGACTGGATGGAACTTGAAAGGCAGAGAGGGATTTCGATTACATCCAGTGCCCTGCAGTTTGAATATCAAGGATACGTGGTTAATATTCTCGATACTCCGGGACACCAGGATTTCAGTGAAGATACTTATCGTACCCTGACTGCTGCAGATAGTGCCGTCATGCTGATTGATGCTGCCAAAGGGGTTGAAGCCCAAACTAAAAAACTGTTTGAGGTGTGCCGCAAGCGGGGAATCCCGATTTTTACCTTTATCAATAAATTTGATCGGAATGCCAAAGATCCCTTGGATTTAATGGATGAAGTGGAAAAAGTTTTGGGGATTGAGTCTTTTGCTATGAATTGGCCAATAGGAATGGGCCAGGACTTTAAGGGGATTTACGACCGCCAGACAGGACAAGTGGAGCGCTTTATGGAAGGCAGTGCCCGATCAAGTTCTATACCGCCTGTATCCGGTCCCCTCAGTGATCCCAGCGTTCAGGAAGGGATTGGCGAAACTCTGGTTAAGCAGCTTACGGACGAAATTGAACTTCTTGATATGGCCGGCAATGTTTTTTCTCAAGAACGAGTGGATCGGGGAGAAGTGACTCCTGTTTTTTTTGGCAGTGCGCTGAATAATTTTGGAGTTCCTAATTTTTTGCATTATTTTCTCGATCTGGCCCCAGCGCCACAACCCAGAAGTACAAATTTAGGAGAGCTCGATCCGGAAACCCCTTCTTTTTCAGGGTATATCTTTAAAATCCAAGCAAATATGAATACCCAGCATCGCGACAGGATTGCATTTATTCGTATTTGTTCGGGCCGTTACGAACGAGGGATGAATGTCATTCACACTCGATCCCGGCGTCGACTTCGCCTGGCCCAGCCCCAGCAGTTATTTGCTCAGGAAAGGTCCATCCTTGATGAGGCTTATGCTGGAGACATCATTGGAGTTCACGACAGCGGACTATTGAGAATCGGTGATGTTCTTACAGAAAAAGATGGACTTCAGTTTGAGGCCATGCCCTTCTTTAGCCCTGAGAATTTTGCCCGTATCAATATTGCCAACGCTTTAAAGCGCAAGCAATTTATTAAAGGCATTCAGGAACTTCAGGAAGAAGGGGCAATCCATGTTTTCCGCGATCTTCACGTGGGAGTAGAAGCTCCTATTATCGGTGTAGTGGGACAATTGCAGTTTGAAGTCCTTGAATATCGTTTGCGCGAAGAGTATGGCGTCAATGTTAATATTCAGCATCTGCCTTTTGAAATTGTACGTTGGGTTAAAAAAGATGAAAAAACCATTAAACTTCTGTCTGAGTCCAGTATGAGTACAGTTGTGGTTGACAAAGATGACAATTATGCCGTGTTGTTATTGGATGAATGGAAGGCAAATTGGCTAAGCGACCGCTATGAGATCGAGTTCTTTCTCCAGCCCTTTGATGTCTGA